One genomic segment of Gossypium arboreum isolate Shixiya-1 chromosome 3, ASM2569848v2, whole genome shotgun sequence includes these proteins:
- the LOC108474869 gene encoding selenium-binding protein 2-like isoform X1, whose translation MGEEIGCCKRTGPGYATPLEAMSGPKEALLYVTCVYNGFYNGFVCIHAGTGREKPDFLATVDVDPNSPTYSKVIHRLSMPYIGDELHHSGWNACSSCHGDPSADRRFLVLPSFLSSRVYVIDTQKNPKAPSLYKVVQPEDIIKKTGLAYLHTSHCLASGDIMISCLGDKDGNAEGSGFLLLDSEFNIKGRWEKPGHSPIFGYDFWYQPRHKTMISSSFGAPTAFTQGFHLQHVAEGLYGRYLHVYSWPDGELKQTLDLGGTGFMPLEIRFLHDPSKDTGYVGCALTSNIVRFFKTEDGSWSHQVAISVKPLKVQNWILKELPGFITDILISLDDRFLYFANWLHGDIRQYNIEDPRNPVLVGQVWAGGLIQKGSPLAAMTEDGKTWQSDVLEIQGHRLRGGPQMIQLSLDGKRLYVTNSVFSTMDRQFYPELVEKGSHMLQIDIDTEKGGLKINPNFFVDFGAEPDGPCLAHEMRYPGGDCSSDIWI comes from the exons ATGGGGGAAGAAATAGGGTGTTGCAAGAGAACAGGACCAGGATATGCAACTCCATTGGAAGCCATGTCTGGTCCTAAAGAAGCTCTTCTTTATGTTACTTGTGTTTATAATG GTTTTTACAACGGATTTGTATGTATCCATGCAGGAACGGGAAGGGAGAAGCCTGATTTTCTGGCAACGGTTGATGTAGATCCGAATTCACCAACTTATTCTAAAGTCATCCACAGACTATCTATGCCATATATAGGTGATGAACTGCATCACTCTGGGTGGAATGCTTGCAGCTCTTGCCATGGTGATCCATCGGCCGATCGACGTTTTCTGGTCCTGCCTTCGTTTCT GTCCAGTCGTGTCTATGTGATTGACACACAAAAGAATCCCAAGGCTCCCTCTTTGTATAAAGTTGTGCAGCCGGAGGATATCATTAAGAAAACCGGCCTAGCATATCTGCACACGTCTCACTGTCTTGCCTCCGGGGATATAATGATTTCGTGTCTCGGAGATAAAGATGGAAATGCCGAAGGAAGCGGATTTCTTCTCCTTGATTCCGAATTCAACATCAAAGGGAG GTGGGAGAAACCGGGGCATAGTCCTATATTCGGCTACGATTTTTGGTACCAACCTCGACATAAAACAATGATCAGCTCATCGTTTGGTGCTCCGACTGCCTTCACCCAAGGTTTCCATCTTCAGCATGTTGCAGAGGGTCTGTATGGGAGATATCTGCATGTGTATAGCTGGCCTGATGGTGAACTTAAACAAACGTTGGATCTCGGTGGTACCGGTTTCATGCCTTTAGAG ATAAGATTCCTGCATGATCCATCTAAAGATACAGGGTACGTCGGGTGCGCCTTGACGAGTAACATTGTTCGGTTTTTCAAAACTGAAGACGGATCATGGAGCCATCAG GTGGCAATCTCAGTGAAACCATTGAAGGTACAAAATTGGATACTTAAAGAATTGCCTGGATTTATAACTGACATCTTAATCTCTCTCGATGATCGGTTTCTGTATTTTGCCAACTGGCTGCACGGAGATATCCGACAATATAACATCGAGGACCCCAGAAATCCGGTCTTGGTTGGCCAAGTATGGGCTGGAGGATTGATTCAAAAGGGAAGCCCTCTAGCGGCCATGACAGAAGATGGTAAAACATGGCAATCCGATGTTCTGGAAATCCAG GGACATCGATTAAGAGGGGGACCGCAGATGATCCAATTAAGCTTAGACGGTAAGCGGCTATACGTGACGAACTCGGTATTCAGCACAATGGACCGACAGTTCTATCCAGAACTTGTGGAGAAAGGTTCCCACATGTTGCAGATCGACATCGACACTGAGAAAGGCGGCCTTAAAATAAACCCGAACTTTTTTGTCGATTTTGGAGCAGAACCTGATGGTCCTTGCCTGGCTCATGAGATGAGATATCCAGGTGGTGATTGTAGTTCAGATATTTGGATTTAA
- the LOC108475584 gene encoding protein RALF-like 24: MGTLFCFSVLSSSITSPTTLLCLIFTPLHESHSSKIASIPPPKMAILKLIFITLTLPLLFLHSYVAVSILELQNALKTSEIDATVRRACSKKLEDCLESEDMESETQRRLLLMQRRYISYETLRRDMVPCQKPGSSYYDCGAAQANPYSRGCEIITRCARGIKGTKT, from the coding sequence GTCTTGTCTTCATCCATCACTTCTCCAACTACCCTATTATGTCTTATTTTCACTCCCCTCCATGAAAGCCATAGCTCCAAAATAGCTTCAATCCCTCCCCCAAAAATGGCCATTCTCAAACTGATCTTCATCACCCTCACTCTACCCCTTCTTTTCCTTCATTCTTATGTTGCTGTCTCAATTTTAGAGCTCCAAAATGCACTGAAAACTAGTGAAATTGATGCCACGGTGAGAAGGGCTTGTTCCAAAAAGCTTGAAGATTGTTTAGAAAGTGAAGATATGGAATCAGAGACCCAAAGGAGGTTGCTTTTGATGCAAAGAAGGTACATTAGTTATGAAACATTGAGGAGGGACATGGTTCCTTGTCAAAAACCAGGTTCTTCTTATTATGATTGTGGTGCTGCTCAAGCTAATCCTTATAGTAGAGGTTGTGAGATTATTACAAGATGTGCTAGAGGTATCAAAGGTACTAAAacctga
- the LOC108474869 gene encoding selenium-binding protein 2-like isoform X2 translates to MGEEIGCCKRTGPGYATPLEAMSGPKEALLYVTCVYNGTGREKPDFLATVDVDPNSPTYSKVIHRLSMPYIGDELHHSGWNACSSCHGDPSADRRFLVLPSFLSSRVYVIDTQKNPKAPSLYKVVQPEDIIKKTGLAYLHTSHCLASGDIMISCLGDKDGNAEGSGFLLLDSEFNIKGRWEKPGHSPIFGYDFWYQPRHKTMISSSFGAPTAFTQGFHLQHVAEGLYGRYLHVYSWPDGELKQTLDLGGTGFMPLEIRFLHDPSKDTGYVGCALTSNIVRFFKTEDGSWSHQVAISVKPLKVQNWILKELPGFITDILISLDDRFLYFANWLHGDIRQYNIEDPRNPVLVGQVWAGGLIQKGSPLAAMTEDGKTWQSDVLEIQGHRLRGGPQMIQLSLDGKRLYVTNSVFSTMDRQFYPELVEKGSHMLQIDIDTEKGGLKINPNFFVDFGAEPDGPCLAHEMRYPGGDCSSDIWI, encoded by the exons ATGGGGGAAGAAATAGGGTGTTGCAAGAGAACAGGACCAGGATATGCAACTCCATTGGAAGCCATGTCTGGTCCTAAAGAAGCTCTTCTTTATGTTACTTGTGTTTATAATG GAACGGGAAGGGAGAAGCCTGATTTTCTGGCAACGGTTGATGTAGATCCGAATTCACCAACTTATTCTAAAGTCATCCACAGACTATCTATGCCATATATAGGTGATGAACTGCATCACTCTGGGTGGAATGCTTGCAGCTCTTGCCATGGTGATCCATCGGCCGATCGACGTTTTCTGGTCCTGCCTTCGTTTCT GTCCAGTCGTGTCTATGTGATTGACACACAAAAGAATCCCAAGGCTCCCTCTTTGTATAAAGTTGTGCAGCCGGAGGATATCATTAAGAAAACCGGCCTAGCATATCTGCACACGTCTCACTGTCTTGCCTCCGGGGATATAATGATTTCGTGTCTCGGAGATAAAGATGGAAATGCCGAAGGAAGCGGATTTCTTCTCCTTGATTCCGAATTCAACATCAAAGGGAG GTGGGAGAAACCGGGGCATAGTCCTATATTCGGCTACGATTTTTGGTACCAACCTCGACATAAAACAATGATCAGCTCATCGTTTGGTGCTCCGACTGCCTTCACCCAAGGTTTCCATCTTCAGCATGTTGCAGAGGGTCTGTATGGGAGATATCTGCATGTGTATAGCTGGCCTGATGGTGAACTTAAACAAACGTTGGATCTCGGTGGTACCGGTTTCATGCCTTTAGAG ATAAGATTCCTGCATGATCCATCTAAAGATACAGGGTACGTCGGGTGCGCCTTGACGAGTAACATTGTTCGGTTTTTCAAAACTGAAGACGGATCATGGAGCCATCAG GTGGCAATCTCAGTGAAACCATTGAAGGTACAAAATTGGATACTTAAAGAATTGCCTGGATTTATAACTGACATCTTAATCTCTCTCGATGATCGGTTTCTGTATTTTGCCAACTGGCTGCACGGAGATATCCGACAATATAACATCGAGGACCCCAGAAATCCGGTCTTGGTTGGCCAAGTATGGGCTGGAGGATTGATTCAAAAGGGAAGCCCTCTAGCGGCCATGACAGAAGATGGTAAAACATGGCAATCCGATGTTCTGGAAATCCAG GGACATCGATTAAGAGGGGGACCGCAGATGATCCAATTAAGCTTAGACGGTAAGCGGCTATACGTGACGAACTCGGTATTCAGCACAATGGACCGACAGTTCTATCCAGAACTTGTGGAGAAAGGTTCCCACATGTTGCAGATCGACATCGACACTGAGAAAGGCGGCCTTAAAATAAACCCGAACTTTTTTGTCGATTTTGGAGCAGAACCTGATGGTCCTTGCCTGGCTCATGAGATGAGATATCCAGGTGGTGATTGTAGTTCAGATATTTGGATTTAA
- the LOC108474868 gene encoding adenosylhomocysteinase 1-like: MALSVDKTSGGREYKVKDMSQADFGRLEIDLAEVEMPGLMACRTEFGPSQPFKGAKITGSLHMTIQTAVLIETLTALGAEVRWCSCNIFSTQDHAAAVIARDSASVFAWKGETLQEYWWCTEKSLDWGSGGGPDLIVDDGGDVTMLIHEGVKAEEAYEKTGKVPDPTSSDNAEFQIVLTIIKDGLAANPKKYTKMKERLVGVSEETTTGVKRLYQMQANGTLLFPAINVNDSVTKSKFDNLYGCRHSLPDGLMRATDVMIAGKVAVVCGYGDVGKGCASALKQAGARVIVTEIDPICALQALMEGLQVLTLEDVLPTADIFVTTTGNKDIIMVDHMKKMKNNAIVCNIGHFDNEIDMLGLENHPGVKRITIKPQTDRWVFPDTKTGIIVLAEGRLMNLGCATGHPSFVMSCSFTNQVIAQLELWKEKSSGKYEKKVYVLPKHLDEKVAALHLGKLGAKLTKLTKDQADYISVPIEGPYKPPHYRY, encoded by the exons ATGGCTCTTTCAGTCGATAAAACCTCCGGCGGCCGTGAATACAAGGTGAAAGACATGTCTCAAGCCGATTTCGGCCGTCTCGAGATCGATTTAGCCGAGGTCGAAATGCCTGGTCTAATGGCATGTAGAACTGAATTCGGCCCTTCTCAACCTTTCAAAGGAGCCAAAATCACCGGTTCACTTCACATGACAATCCAAACCGCCGTCCTCATCGAAACCTTAACCGCATTAGGAGCCGAAGTCCGTTGGTGTTCTTGCAACATTTTCTCAACCCAAGACCACGCCGCCGCCGTCATCGCTCGTGACTCCGCTTCTGTATTCGCTTGGAAAGGCGAAACTCTCCAAGAATACTGGTGGTGTACCGAGAAATCCCTCGATTGGGGTTCCGGTGGTGGACCTGATTTGATCGTTGATGATGGTGGGGATGTTACGATGCTGATCCATGAAGGGGTTAAAGCAGAGGAAGCTTATGAGAAAACCGGGAAGGTACCGGACCCGACGTCGAGCGATAACGCTGAGTTTCAGATCGTATTGACGATAATTAAAGATGGGTTGGCAGCAAATCCGAAGAAATATACGAAGATGAAGGAGAGATTGGTTGGTGTTTCTGAAGAAACCACGACTGGGGTTAAAAGGCTTTATCAAATGCAGGCTAATGGAACCTTGTTGTTCCCTGCTATTAATGTCAATGACTCTGTCACCAAGAGCAAg TTTGATAACTTGTATGGTTGCCGCCACTCTCTTCCTGATGGTTTAATGAGAGCCACCGATGTTATGATTGCCGGCAAAGTCGCCGTTGTCTGCGGTTACGGTGATGTCGGCAAGGGTTGTGCCTCAGCCTTGAAACAAGCCGGAGCTCGTGTCATCGTGACCGAGATTGATCCAATCTGTGCCCTTCAAGCTCTCATGGAAGGACTCCAAGTCCTAACTCTTGAAGATGTTCTACCAACAGCTGATATCTTTGTCACCACAACAGGTAACAAGGACATCATCATGGTTGATCACATGAAGAAGATGAAAAACAACGCCATCGTTTGCAACATCGGTCATTTCGATAACGAGATCGACATGTTAGGCCTCGAGAATCATCCAGGTGTCAAACGAATCACCATCAAGCCTCAAACCGATAGGTGGGTATTCCCCGATACCAAGACAGGTATCATCGTGTTAGCCGAAGGGCGTCTCATGAACTTAGGATGTGCTACCGGTCATCCTAGCTTCGTGATGTCTTGTTCGTTCACGAACCAAGTGATTGCACAGCTCGAGCTATGGAAGGAGAAATCAAGCGGAAAATACGAGAAGAAGGTATACGTTTTGCCGAAACATCTCGATGAGAAAGTCGCTGCTCTTCACCTTGGGAAACTTGGGGCTAAGCTCACTAAGCTTACCAAGGACCAAGCTGACTACATTAGTGTCCCAATTGAGGGTCCTTATAAGCCTCCTCATTACAGGTACTGA